The proteins below are encoded in one region of Marinobacter sp. F4206:
- a CDS encoding uracil-xanthine permease family protein: MQDHTNDPVWKQAIAGSQMLLVAFGALVLMPLITGLDPNVALFTAGLGTIIFHIVTGGQIPIFLASSFAFIAPVIASKGKFGMEETLGGLMAAGILYIFLSGLVRLRGTGFVRALLPPVVIGPVIMTIGLGLAPVAVHMASGRTGDGATQLIPYDTAIWIAMTSLAVTIVMSVWAKGIFRLIPIMFGVITGYVLSAIAGIVDTTPIQEAAWLAMPNFVTPEFSWGAVLFMIPVAIAPAIEHIGDVLAIGNVTRKNYLEKPGLHRTLLGDGLATSAASLLGGPPNTTYSEVTGAVMLTKNFNPRVMWWAAVVAIVLAFVGKFGAALQTIPVPVMGGILCLLFGSIAVVGLNTLIRHQVDLSQSRNLVIVGVTLVFGIGGMVLGHLEGIALCAVAAIILNLILPGSREAWGKAVYEHQAD, encoded by the coding sequence ATGCAGGACCACACCAACGATCCGGTCTGGAAACAGGCCATCGCCGGTTCGCAAATGCTGTTGGTCGCCTTCGGTGCCCTGGTGCTGATGCCCCTGATCACCGGACTGGACCCGAACGTCGCGTTGTTTACGGCCGGTCTCGGCACCATCATTTTTCACATTGTCACCGGTGGCCAGATCCCGATTTTCCTGGCCTCATCCTTTGCCTTCATTGCTCCGGTGATTGCCTCCAAGGGCAAGTTCGGCATGGAAGAGACACTCGGCGGCCTGATGGCGGCCGGCATTCTCTACATCTTCCTCAGCGGACTGGTTCGCCTGCGTGGCACCGGGTTTGTCCGCGCCCTGCTGCCTCCGGTAGTGATTGGCCCGGTCATCATGACCATTGGCCTGGGCCTTGCCCCGGTCGCCGTACACATGGCCTCCGGCCGTACCGGTGACGGCGCCACCCAGCTCATCCCATACGATACCGCCATCTGGATCGCGATGACTTCACTGGCCGTGACCATTGTCATGTCGGTCTGGGCGAAGGGCATTTTTCGCCTGATTCCGATCATGTTCGGGGTCATCACCGGCTACGTGCTTTCGGCCATTGCCGGCATTGTCGATACCACGCCGATCCAGGAAGCGGCCTGGCTGGCCATGCCAAACTTCGTCACCCCAGAATTCAGCTGGGGCGCCGTCCTGTTCATGATCCCGGTCGCCATCGCGCCGGCCATCGAACACATTGGTGATGTTCTGGCCATCGGCAACGTCACCCGCAAGAACTACCTCGAGAAGCCCGGCCTGCACCGCACGCTCCTCGGTGACGGCCTGGCAACCAGTGCAGCATCCCTGCTCGGTGGACCGCCCAACACCACCTACTCGGAAGTCACCGGTGCCGTCATGCTCACCAAGAACTTCAACCCCCGGGTGATGTGGTGGGCCGCGGTCGTCGCCATTGTGCTGGCGTTCGTCGGCAAATTCGGCGCAGCCCTGCAGACCATCCCGGTTCCGGTCATGGGCGGCATCCTGTGCCTGCTGTTCGGCTCCATTGCAGTGGTGGGACTCAACACCCTGATTCGTCATCAGGTTGATCTTTCCCAGTCCCGCAACCTGGTGATCGTGGGCGTCACCCTGGTGTTCGGTATTGGTGGCATGGTGCTGGGACACCTTGAAGGCATCGCCCTGTGTGCGGTGGCTGCCATTATCCTGAACCTGATCCTGCCCGGCAGTCGCGAGGCGTGGGGCAAGGCGGTCTATGAGCACCAAGCCGACTGA